The Effusibacillus pohliae DSM 22757 genome includes a window with the following:
- a CDS encoding ABC transporter ATP-binding protein, which yields MANLLEIKHLKTHFFSEGRVIPAVDGVDLSVRQGETLGIVGESGCGKSVTSLSVMRLLPKTGARIADGEILYKGQNLLHLSEDEMRHIRGNEIAMIFQEPMTSLNPVYTIGEQLAETVMLHRGYSRKQAREHSVEMLKKVHIPRAETIIDEYPHQLSGGMRQRVMIAMAMSCDPELLIADEPTTALDVTIQAQILDLMRELRKKQGTSIMLITHDLGVVAEMCDRVVVMYAGQVVEQADVYTLFENPSHPYTQGLMRSIPKIGADQARLESIPGNVPLPGSIKQGCRFASRCPYAEAKCLAEAPPLFELPGGQSSRCWLHENSAGKEVAYV from the coding sequence ATGGCCAATCTGCTGGAAATCAAACATTTGAAAACCCATTTTTTCAGTGAAGGACGGGTCATTCCCGCCGTCGACGGTGTGGATCTGTCGGTCAGGCAGGGGGAGACGCTGGGCATCGTCGGCGAGTCCGGTTGCGGCAAAAGCGTAACTTCTCTGTCGGTGATGCGGCTGCTGCCCAAAACGGGCGCACGCATTGCGGATGGAGAGATTCTTTATAAAGGGCAAAACTTGCTTCATCTGTCGGAAGACGAAATGCGGCACATCCGGGGAAACGAAATCGCGATGATTTTTCAGGAGCCGATGACGTCGCTCAACCCGGTCTACACGATCGGCGAACAGTTGGCGGAAACGGTCATGCTGCATCGCGGATATTCCCGGAAACAGGCGCGCGAACATTCGGTCGAAATGCTGAAAAAAGTTCATATCCCGCGGGCCGAAACGATCATTGACGAATACCCTCACCAACTGTCAGGCGGCATGCGCCAGCGGGTGATGATTGCGATGGCCATGTCTTGTGATCCGGAACTGCTGATCGCCGACGAACCGACAACGGCTCTTGATGTGACGATTCAGGCGCAGATTCTCGATCTGATGCGGGAACTCCGGAAGAAACAAGGCACCTCGATCATGCTGATCACGCACGATCTGGGTGTCGTGGCGGAAATGTGCGACCGTGTAGTCGTTATGTATGCGGGACAAGTGGTCGAGCAAGCGGACGTATACACTTTGTTTGAAAATCCGTCACACCCTTACACGCAAGGGTTGATGCGATCTATCCCGAAAATCGGCGCGGATCAGGCCCGCTTGGAGTCGATTCCTGGTAACGTGCCGCTGCCTGGCAGCATCAAACAAGGCTGCCGATTCGCCTCTCGCTGCCCTTATGCGGAAGCCAAATGCCTGGCCGAGGCGCCGCCGCTGTTTGAGCTGCCGGGCGGACAATCCAGCCGCTGCTGGTTGCACGAGAACTCGGCAGGAAAGGAGGTTGCGTACGTATGA
- a CDS encoding ABC transporter ATP-binding protein has translation MSALLEVKGLKKYFPIRTGILRKTKGYVKAVDDVSFVVHEGETLGIVGESGCGKSTTGRTILRLTEPTGGDVIFQGQNLSALKGKELRKIRRDMQIVFQDPYASLNPRMTIGSILEEPLKIHGMAAGRERKRRVQELLEIVGLTEYHYNRYPHEFSGGQRQRIGIARALITKPKLIIADEPVSALDVSIQSQILNLLKDLQEQFKLTYLFISHDLSVVRHISDRVGVMYLGRLVELAPKHELYENPQHPYTQALLSAVPHPNPRETRERIILSGDVPSPTNPPSGCAFHTRCHACMDICKTERPQLKQSANGHWVACHLY, from the coding sequence ATGAGTGCCTTATTGGAAGTGAAAGGGTTGAAAAAATACTTCCCGATCCGTACAGGAATTCTACGGAAAACAAAGGGATATGTAAAAGCGGTGGACGACGTATCTTTTGTTGTGCATGAGGGCGAGACGCTCGGGATCGTCGGCGAATCCGGCTGCGGCAAATCGACCACCGGCCGCACGATCCTCCGCCTGACGGAACCGACCGGCGGGGACGTGATTTTTCAAGGCCAAAATCTGTCCGCCCTGAAGGGCAAGGAACTGCGAAAAATCCGCCGCGACATGCAGATCGTGTTCCAGGACCCGTACGCCTCGCTGAACCCGCGCATGACGATCGGTTCCATCCTGGAAGAGCCGCTCAAAATCCACGGCATGGCCGCCGGACGCGAACGCAAGCGGCGCGTGCAGGAACTGCTGGAAATCGTCGGACTGACCGAATATCATTACAACCGCTATCCGCATGAATTTTCCGGCGGCCAGCGGCAGCGCATCGGCATCGCCCGCGCCTTGATCACGAAACCGAAGCTGATCATCGCCGACGAGCCGGTATCCGCGCTGGATGTATCGATCCAATCGCAGATTCTCAATCTTTTGAAAGACCTGCAGGAACAGTTCAAATTGACGTACCTGTTCATCTCGCACGATCTGTCGGTGGTGCGGCATATCAGCGACCGCGTAGGCGTCATGTACTTGGGTCGGCTGGTTGAACTGGCGCCAAAACATGAACTTTATGAAAATCCGCAACATCCTTACACGCAAGCGCTGTTATCCGCCGTGCCCCACCCGAATCCGCGAGAGACGCGGGAGCGGATCATCCTGTCGGGAGACGTGCCCAGTCCGACCAACCCTCCGTCCGGTTGCGCATTCCACACACGGTGCCATGCTTGTATGGACATCTGCAAAACGGAACGGCCGCAGCTCAAGCAATCGGCAAATGGACACTGGGTGGCTTGCCACCTGTATTAA
- the aceB gene encoding malate synthase A produces MTTITCPPGVEVRGKVTPEYAEILTPEALAFLAKLERKFGKTREELLQKRVERQKEIDAGKLPDFLPETEHIRKGDWKVGPIPKDLQDRRVEITGPSGDRKMVINALNSGAKIFMADFEDANSPTWDNQVQGQINLRDAINRTIEYVSPEGKVYKLKDEVAVLIARPRGWHLVEKHLLVDGKPMSGSLFDFGLYFFHNAKKLIENGSGPYFYLPKMESHLEARLWNDVFVFAQQELGIPQGTIKATVLVETILATFELDEILYELREHIAGMNCGRWDYIFSYIKKLRNQPHVILPDRAQVTMTVPFMRAYTLLTIKTCHKRGAFAIGGMAAQIPVKNDPAANEEAFAKVRADKEREANDGHDGTWVAHPGLVPVAMEVFNRIMPQPNQVDKQLDDFNATAADLLAVPEGTITEAGLRNNISVGVQYTEAWLRGLGAVPIFNLMEDAATAEISRSQVWQWIHHPKGVLDDGRKVTVELFEQILEEELEKIKNTLGEERYNAGKFDLAKKLFSEMTTSKEFADFLTLPGYEFLE; encoded by the coding sequence CCCGAATATGCGGAGATCCTGACCCCGGAAGCGCTTGCATTTTTGGCGAAGCTGGAGCGGAAGTTTGGCAAAACGCGGGAAGAACTGCTGCAAAAACGGGTCGAGCGGCAAAAGGAAATCGACGCCGGCAAATTGCCCGATTTTCTGCCGGAAACGGAACATATTCGGAAAGGGGACTGGAAGGTCGGGCCGATTCCGAAGGATCTGCAGGACCGCCGCGTCGAGATCACCGGTCCGTCCGGCGACCGCAAGATGGTGATCAATGCGCTCAACTCCGGAGCGAAAATATTTATGGCCGATTTTGAGGATGCCAACTCACCGACCTGGGACAATCAGGTGCAGGGGCAGATCAATCTGCGCGACGCGATCAACCGGACGATCGAGTATGTCAGCCCGGAAGGAAAAGTATACAAGCTGAAAGATGAAGTGGCCGTTCTGATCGCCCGTCCCCGCGGCTGGCATCTGGTGGAGAAACATTTGCTGGTCGACGGCAAGCCGATGTCCGGCAGCCTGTTCGACTTCGGACTGTACTTCTTCCACAATGCGAAAAAGCTGATCGAAAACGGCTCGGGCCCTTATTTCTACCTGCCGAAAATGGAAAGCCATCTGGAAGCGCGGCTCTGGAACGACGTGTTTGTGTTTGCGCAACAGGAACTGGGCATTCCGCAAGGGACGATCAAGGCGACCGTTTTGGTCGAGACGATTTTGGCGACGTTTGAGCTCGATGAGATTCTCTACGAACTGCGCGAGCATATCGCCGGGATGAACTGCGGCCGCTGGGACTACATTTTCAGTTACATTAAAAAATTGCGCAACCAGCCGCATGTGATCCTGCCGGACCGTGCACAGGTCACCATGACGGTGCCGTTCATGCGCGCCTATACGCTGCTGACGATCAAGACCTGCCACAAGCGCGGCGCATTCGCGATCGGCGGTATGGCGGCACAGATTCCGGTGAAAAACGACCCGGCCGCGAACGAAGAGGCGTTTGCGAAAGTGCGGGCGGACAAAGAGCGGGAAGCGAACGACGGGCATGACGGAACCTGGGTGGCGCATCCCGGACTGGTGCCGGTGGCGATGGAAGTGTTCAATCGCATCATGCCGCAGCCGAACCAGGTGGACAAACAACTGGACGACTTCAACGCGACGGCGGCAGATCTGCTGGCCGTTCCGGAAGGAACGATCACCGAAGCCGGACTGCGTAACAATATCAGCGTCGGCGTCCAATACACGGAAGCATGGCTGCGCGGGCTGGGTGCGGTGCCGATTTTCAACCTGATGGAAGACGCGGCAACGGCCGAAATTTCCCGTTCCCAGGTATGGCAGTGGATCCACCATCCGAAGGGCGTCCTGGATGACGGCCGCAAGGTGACGGTCGAACTGTTTGAGCAGATCCTTGAGGAAGAGCTGGAGAAGATCAAAAACACGCTGGGAGAGGAGCGCTACAACGCGGGCAAATTCGACCTCGCGAAAAAACTGTTCAGCGAGATGACGACCAGCAAAGAATTTGCCGACTTCCTGACGTTGCCAGGGTATGAATTCCTCGAATAG